The following proteins come from a genomic window of Pseudomonas cichorii:
- a CDS encoding phospholipase D-like domain-containing protein, with protein MAGAIFPWRPDNHFQLLIDGPTFFPRMIAAIDRAEQQVDLELYLVEAGACADAIVRALAEAARRGVIVRCLFDDFGSQAFSTGLRRQLTDAGVILRFYNPIRWRRGIRNFYRDHRKVLVVDKALAVVGGTGVTDEFWEPSHPVSQWHEVMVEITGPLVIDWQALFDRQFHANLHRTAWRPMEDFGLRHLPRIPESGHGLGRVAYADARQHRDIVQSLVRALNSGQKRIWLATPYFLPTWKVRRSLRKAALRGVDVRLLLTGPRTDHPSVRYAGHRYYPRLLRAGVKIFEYRPRFLHLKMVLIDDWVSIGSCNFDHWNLRFNLEANLEAIDPDLTRDVVASFDKDFAQSTEITLDAWKARPLWRRVKQRLWGWIDRLVVNLLDRRN; from the coding sequence GTGGCGGGAGCGATCTTTCCCTGGCGGCCGGACAACCACTTTCAACTGCTGATTGATGGCCCGACGTTTTTCCCGCGCATGATCGCCGCCATCGACCGCGCCGAGCAGCAGGTCGATCTGGAGCTGTATCTGGTCGAAGCAGGCGCCTGTGCGGACGCCATCGTTCGAGCGTTGGCCGAAGCCGCACGACGCGGTGTGATCGTGCGCTGTCTGTTTGACGACTTCGGCTCTCAGGCTTTCAGCACCGGATTGCGCAGGCAACTGACCGACGCCGGGGTGATCCTGCGGTTCTATAACCCGATTCGCTGGCGACGGGGCATCCGCAATTTTTACCGCGATCATCGCAAGGTGCTGGTGGTGGACAAGGCATTGGCGGTGGTGGGCGGTACGGGTGTCACGGATGAATTCTGGGAGCCGAGCCATCCGGTCAGCCAGTGGCATGAAGTGATGGTGGAAATCACCGGCCCGCTGGTGATCGACTGGCAGGCGTTGTTCGACCGTCAGTTCCACGCCAACCTGCACCGCACGGCCTGGCGACCCATGGAAGACTTCGGTCTCAGGCATCTGCCAAGAATTCCTGAGTCCGGTCACGGCCTAGGGCGCGTGGCTTACGCCGATGCGCGTCAGCATCGCGATATCGTGCAGTCTCTGGTCCGCGCGCTGAACAGCGGCCAGAAGCGTATCTGGCTGGCGACGCCATATTTTCTGCCCACCTGGAAAGTTCGCCGCTCGCTGCGCAAGGCGGCTTTGCGAGGTGTCGATGTTCGCTTGCTGCTTACCGGCCCGCGTACCGATCATCCCTCGGTGCGTTACGCCGGGCATCGCTATTACCCGCGTCTGCTCAGGGCCGGAGTGAAAATCTTCGAGTACCGGCCGCGATTCCTGCACCTGAAAATGGTGCTGATCGATGACTGGGTCAGCATTGGTTCCTGCAATTTCGATCACTGGAACCTGCGCTTCAACCTTGAGGCCAACCTCGAAGCCATCGACCCGGACCTGACCCGCGATGTGGTTGCCAGCTTCGACAAGGATTTCGCCCAGAGCACCGAAATTACTCTGGACGCCTGGAAAGCCCGACCTTTGTGGCGCCGGGTCAAGCAGCGGCTTTGGGGCTGGATTGATCGGTTGGTGGTCAATCTGCTGGATCGGCGCAACTAA
- a CDS encoding serine hydrolase domain-containing protein → MSRRFVRLCLLLLVGLNAFAALAEDWPGEQWVVEPVTPTAALKALEDYAFAPRDDTTRAGVRSDALLVIRDGRIVYERYAGVTTAQTPHLTWSISKSVLATVLGVAFGQGRFQLNDPVAKFYSPLKTHPDMTVQDLLHWASGLDWQEDYEYAPLNSSVVAMLYTRGRDDMARFTASHGIASAAGTSYRYSSGDSNVLSAALKNMVGEQVYQDYPWTALFDPLGIGSATWETDGSGTFVGSSYTYITARDLARIGLLMQRGGRWQQQQLLPTAWVDFVLTPFSGQNVQASAEVPGGHWWLNRTHDGGHGPWPDAPPETFAALGHWGQALYVIPSEKLVIVRYADDRDGSYDHNRMLKLLQVAFGKEGGQ, encoded by the coding sequence ATGTCCCGTCGTTTTGTCCGGTTATGTCTGCTTTTGCTTGTGGGCCTGAATGCCTTTGCGGCACTGGCCGAAGACTGGCCAGGTGAGCAATGGGTCGTTGAGCCCGTTACGCCGACAGCCGCGCTCAAGGCGCTTGAGGACTACGCTTTTGCGCCCCGTGACGACACGACCCGCGCAGGTGTTCGCAGCGATGCCCTGCTGGTGATTCGTGACGGTCGTATCGTCTATGAACGCTATGCCGGAGTCACAACGGCCCAGACGCCACACCTGACCTGGTCAATCAGCAAGAGTGTGTTGGCCACTGTGTTGGGGGTGGCATTCGGGCAAGGGCGTTTCCAGTTGAATGATCCCGTCGCAAAGTTCTACAGCCCGCTCAAGACGCATCCAGACATGACCGTTCAAGACCTCCTGCACTGGGCATCGGGCCTCGACTGGCAGGAAGACTATGAATACGCGCCGCTTAACTCATCGGTCGTGGCCATGCTTTACACCCGAGGTCGTGACGACATGGCCCGTTTTACGGCCAGCCATGGGATTGCCAGCGCTGCGGGCACGTCGTATCGATATTCCAGTGGCGACAGCAATGTTCTGTCCGCCGCCTTGAAAAACATGGTGGGTGAACAGGTTTACCAGGACTATCCATGGACCGCGCTGTTCGACCCGCTTGGCATTGGCAGTGCGACATGGGAAACCGATGGCAGCGGCACCTTCGTCGGTTCTTCCTACACCTACATTACCGCCCGTGACCTGGCGCGTATTGGCCTGTTGATGCAGCGCGGCGGGCGTTGGCAGCAACAACAGTTGCTGCCGACCGCCTGGGTGGATTTTGTCCTGACGCCTTTTAGCGGCCAGAACGTACAAGCGAGCGCCGAAGTGCCGGGCGGACATTGGTGGCTCAATCGGACCCATGACGGTGGCCATGGCCCGTGGCCGGATGCTCCGCCCGAGACCTTCGCGGCGCTTGGGCATTGGGGGCAGGCGCTGTATGTGATCCCCAGCGAAAAGCTCGTCATCGTGCGCTATGCCGATGACCGCGATGGCAGCTACGACCACAACCGGATGCTCAAGCTATTACAGGTGGCCTTCGGCAAGGAGGGCGGGCAATGA
- a CDS encoding lysophospholipid acyltransferase family protein, producing the protein MSRLRSHARVARVLLVIAVGLTIAAAFAVMERLKVGSSMERRQRWTRWFMARLTNALPFRVTVSGKLPTQPMLWVSNHVSWTDIPLLGMLAPLSFLSKAEVRTWPVAGWLALKAGTLFIRRGSGDSRLIQRQMGSHLQHGTPLVIFPEGTTTDGRALRTFHGRLLSSAIETGVALQPVAIAYSRDGKPDPIAPFIGDDDLLSHLRRLFANDQGDVHIHLLEPIPTAGLERAALAFQAQQAVQVALFGETAQPSEAVSRPARAA; encoded by the coding sequence ATGAGCCGCCTGCGCAGCCATGCGCGTGTTGCACGGGTGTTGCTGGTGATTGCTGTAGGGCTGACGATTGCCGCAGCCTTTGCGGTGATGGAGCGTTTGAAAGTCGGCAGTTCCATGGAACGCCGACAACGCTGGACTCGCTGGTTCATGGCTCGCCTGACCAATGCCCTGCCCTTTCGTGTGACGGTCAGCGGCAAGCTGCCGACTCAGCCAATGCTGTGGGTCAGCAACCATGTGTCATGGACGGATATTCCACTGCTGGGCATGCTCGCGCCGCTGTCGTTTCTGTCCAAGGCCGAGGTACGGACCTGGCCGGTTGCGGGCTGGCTGGCGCTCAAGGCAGGCACCTTGTTCATTCGTCGTGGCTCGGGCGACAGCCGCCTGATCCAGCGCCAGATGGGCAGCCATCTGCAACACGGCACGCCATTGGTGATTTTCCCGGAAGGCACCACCACCGATGGCCGTGCCCTGCGCACCTTCCACGGTCGCCTGCTGTCCAGCGCCATCGAAACAGGCGTGGCCTTGCAACCCGTGGCGATTGCCTATTCACGCGACGGCAAGCCGGACCCGATTGCGCCGTTCATTGGTGATGACGATCTGCTGTCGCACTTGCGCCGCCTGTTCGCCAACGATCAGGGCGATGTGCATATCCATCTGCTGGAGCCGATTCCCACTGCCGGCCTGGAACGTGCCGCACTGGCATTTCAGGCACAACAGGCAGTTCAGGTGGCGCTGTTTGGTGAAACCGCTCAGCCGAGCGAAGCGGTGTCGCGCCCAGCCAGGGCTGCTTGA
- the olsB gene encoding L-ornithine N(alpha)-acyltransferase, whose translation MTQIARIRDNTSDRRLQAERLIGAHALQEAQALRFSVFSEEFNARLKGAELGLDIDDYDVHCSHIGVRDLNTGRLVATTRLLDHKAASSLGRFYSEEEFSLHGLLHLQGPILELGRTCVDPAYRNGGTIAVLWSELAEVLNEGGYSYLMGCASIPMQDGGIQAHAIMQRLRERYLCTENLRAEPKNPLPTLDIPNNVICEMPPLLKAYMRLGAKICGEPCWDEDFQVADVFILLKRDELCPRYARHFKAAV comes from the coding sequence ATGACCCAGATTGCCCGCATCCGTGACAACACTTCTGACCGTCGTCTTCAGGCCGAACGCCTGATCGGTGCACACGCCCTGCAGGAAGCTCAGGCGTTGCGTTTCAGCGTGTTCAGCGAAGAATTCAACGCCCGTCTCAAAGGCGCTGAACTGGGTCTGGATATTGATGACTACGATGTCCACTGCTCGCATATCGGTGTTCGCGACCTCAACACCGGTCGCCTGGTCGCCACCACCCGTTTGCTCGATCACAAGGCCGCAAGCTCTCTGGGCCGCTTCTACAGCGAAGAAGAATTCAGCTTGCACGGCCTGCTGCATCTGCAAGGCCCGATCCTGGAGCTGGGCCGCACCTGCGTTGACCCGGCCTACCGCAACGGCGGCACCATCGCCGTGTTGTGGAGCGAACTGGCGGAAGTCCTCAACGAAGGTGGTTACAGCTACCTGATGGGCTGCGCCAGCATTCCGATGCAGGACGGCGGCATTCAGGCTCATGCGATCATGCAGCGTTTGCGCGAACGCTATCTGTGCACCGAAAACCTGCGCGCCGAACCCAAGAACCCGCTGCCGACCCTCGACATTCCAAACAACGTGATCTGCGAGATGCCGCCACTGCTCAAGGCCTACATGCGCCTGGGTGCAAAGATCTGCGGCGAACCTTGCTGGGATGAAGATTTCCAGGTCGCCGATGTATTCATCCTGCTCAAGCGCGACGAGCTGTGCCCGCGCTATGCCCGCCACTTCAAGGCAGCCGTGTGA